One genomic region from Blastopirellula marina encodes:
- a CDS encoding efflux RND transporter permease subunit, which translates to MFTKFLHRPALAIVISLLILFMGGLAIFSLPISQFPSVAPPSVRVSVSYPGASANILIDSTMVILEQSINGVPNMRYMMGDATSAGEGTIQIVFEPGTDPNVAVMNVNNRVNMVMNQLPPIVQREGVIVMQNMPSMLMYVNVYSEDPNLDQNFLYNYATVNVLNEIKRIPGVGQASILGNRSYAMRVELDLDRMRAYKVDAEDVMKALDEQSMIGSPGRLGQATGQTSQTLEYVLTWIGRYKTPEEYEKIILRSTEEGEILRLGDVAHVWLGSSFYDLYSDIDGLPSAAIVLKQTPGSNAADVIDQVKEKIEEIKKDSFPPGMDYAVTYDVSHFLDASIEKVLHTLFEAFILVSLVVFLFLGDFRSTLIPTLAVPVSLIGTFFFMFMFGMSINLITLFALVLAIGVVVDDAIVVVEAVHEKMHAKHLGPYQATMEVVHEISGAIIAITLVMTAVFIPVTFIPGPVGVFYRQFALTMAMSIILSGVVALTLTPVLCAMILKPIHRKGPQRGLTGMVNRVLKAIAGRNAFILRALLSIVLGLATGYGIYELLHIEIVHEVISEQLELTPIRMMIIGGISAVLAIFSFRAALSGSEPDEKKVRGPIGIFVHIFDRGVEQVTKAYVGVVGLVVTRRILTILVIGLFSYGILVVNKVLPTGFIPLEDQGMIYGIVQTPPGSTLEYTNAKCHELQAICKEMDEIVSVSSIAGYEVLTEGRGSNAGTCIINLKPWADRELTSKQIIEELEKRGTSIANVKLEFFEPPAVPGFGAAGGFSVNLLDKTNSGDYQALGEETDKFMAALEKRKELKGLFTFFAANYPQYEIIIDNDVAMQKGVSIRDALDNLSIVVGSTWEQGFVRFGQFYKVYVQAAPQFRRYPEDLENMFVKNEEGEMVPYSSFMRIEKKQGLNEISRYNLYPTAPIQGAPAAGYSSGEAIAAIQEVAAETLPHGFAIDWRGLAYDEAKAGNKAIYIFLIVVVFVYMVLVGQYESFLLPLAVIVSLPIGVFGSFFFLKSMGLANDVYAQIGLVMLVGLLGKNAILIIEFAVQRRHEGLSIKDAAIDGSKLRFRPIMMTSFAFIAGLIPLVRATGPGAIGNRTIGTTAVGGMLLGTLVGVLVIPGLYYLFAKISDGKKLIRDEHDEPLSEIFERENPHGEHEGF; encoded by the coding sequence ATGTTTACCAAGTTTCTCCATAGGCCAGCATTGGCCATCGTCATCTCACTGCTCATCCTGTTTATGGGCGGTCTAGCGATTTTTTCGCTCCCAATTTCGCAGTTTCCTTCGGTGGCTCCGCCGAGCGTGCGGGTATCTGTTTCCTATCCAGGTGCCAGCGCCAACATCTTGATCGACTCAACGATGGTGATTCTGGAGCAGTCCATCAACGGTGTGCCCAACATGCGCTATATGATGGGTGACGCCACCAGTGCTGGTGAAGGTACGATTCAGATCGTGTTCGAGCCAGGCACCGACCCGAACGTCGCCGTGATGAACGTGAACAACCGCGTCAATATGGTGATGAACCAGCTTCCGCCGATTGTTCAGCGTGAAGGCGTGATCGTGATGCAGAACATGCCGAGCATGCTCATGTACGTGAACGTCTATAGCGAAGACCCGAATCTGGACCAGAACTTTCTCTACAACTACGCCACGGTCAACGTGCTTAACGAAATTAAGCGTATTCCTGGCGTGGGTCAGGCATCCATCCTTGGCAACCGCTCTTACGCCATGCGAGTCGAGTTAGATCTCGATCGCATGCGGGCCTACAAGGTCGATGCCGAAGACGTGATGAAGGCTCTGGACGAACAGAGCATGATCGGCTCGCCTGGGCGACTCGGTCAGGCAACCGGCCAGACATCGCAAACGCTGGAATATGTGCTCACCTGGATCGGTCGCTACAAGACCCCGGAAGAGTACGAGAAGATTATTCTTCGCTCGACCGAGGAAGGTGAAATTCTTCGCTTGGGTGACGTCGCTCACGTGTGGCTGGGCTCGTCTTTCTACGACCTTTATTCTGATATCGATGGATTGCCGTCAGCGGCTATCGTGCTCAAGCAGACGCCTGGCTCGAATGCGGCGGACGTTATCGATCAGGTCAAGGAAAAGATCGAAGAGATCAAAAAAGACTCGTTCCCGCCTGGTATGGACTATGCTGTGACCTACGACGTTTCGCACTTCTTGGACGCGTCTATCGAAAAGGTGCTGCATACCCTGTTTGAAGCGTTCATCCTCGTGTCGCTGGTGGTGTTTCTCTTCCTGGGGGACTTCCGCAGCACGCTTATTCCTACGCTTGCCGTGCCGGTGTCGTTGATCGGGACGTTCTTCTTCATGTTCATGTTTGGCATGTCGATCAACCTGATTACGCTCTTCGCACTTGTGCTTGCGATTGGCGTGGTGGTGGACGATGCTATCGTGGTGGTGGAAGCGGTGCACGAGAAAATGCATGCGAAACACCTGGGTCCCTACCAGGCCACCATGGAAGTCGTTCACGAAATCAGCGGTGCTATTATCGCAATTACCCTTGTGATGACCGCTGTGTTCATTCCTGTTACCTTCATTCCTGGTCCGGTGGGTGTTTTCTATCGTCAGTTCGCCTTGACGATGGCGATGTCCATTATCTTGTCCGGTGTGGTGGCTTTGACGCTGACGCCAGTGCTCTGTGCGATGATCTTAAAGCCGATCCATCGCAAAGGTCCCCAACGGGGTTTGACAGGTATGGTCAATCGCGTACTGAAGGCGATTGCCGGACGCAATGCGTTCATCCTGCGAGCGTTATTGTCCATCGTTTTGGGTCTGGCGACCGGTTATGGTATCTACGAGCTCCTGCATATCGAGATTGTCCACGAAGTGATCTCGGAACAGCTGGAACTTACGCCAATACGGATGATGATCATCGGAGGTATTTCTGCGGTTCTGGCGATCTTCTCGTTCCGGGCAGCTCTTTCTGGGAGCGAACCTGACGAAAAGAAAGTACGCGGACCGATCGGTATCTTCGTTCATATTTTCGACCGAGGCGTCGAACAGGTTACCAAAGCTTATGTCGGTGTGGTCGGCCTGGTCGTCACACGGCGTATCTTGACCATCCTGGTCATCGGCCTGTTCAGCTATGGGATTCTGGTCGTCAACAAAGTTCTTCCCACCGGTTTTATTCCGCTGGAAGACCAGGGCATGATCTACGGTATCGTTCAGACGCCGCCCGGTTCAACACTTGAATACACCAATGCCAAGTGCCACGAACTGCAGGCCATCTGTAAAGAGATGGACGAAATCGTCTCGGTCTCTTCGATTGCCGGTTACGAAGTTCTCACCGAGGGTCGTGGTTCAAATGCTGGTACATGTATCATCAACTTGAAACCATGGGCTGACCGCGAACTGACTTCGAAGCAGATCATTGAAGAGCTGGAAAAACGGGGCACCTCGATCGCCAACGTCAAGCTGGAGTTCTTCGAACCTCCGGCGGTTCCGGGCTTTGGTGCGGCGGGTGGTTTCTCAGTGAACTTGCTCGACAAGACGAACAGCGGCGACTACCAGGCCCTGGGGGAAGAAACCGACAAGTTCATGGCTGCCCTGGAGAAGCGTAAAGAGCTAAAAGGTTTGTTTACCTTCTTTGCTGCAAACTATCCACAGTACGAGATCATCATTGATAACGACGTGGCCATGCAGAAAGGGGTTTCGATCCGCGACGCTCTGGATAACCTTTCGATCGTCGTCGGTAGTACCTGGGAACAAGGTTTCGTTCGCTTTGGCCAGTTCTACAAGGTGTACGTGCAAGCCGCACCTCAATTTCGACGTTATCCGGAAGACCTGGAAAACATGTTCGTCAAGAACGAAGAAGGGGAAATGGTTCCTTACTCGTCGTTCATGCGAATCGAGAAGAAGCAAGGTTTGAACGAAATCAGCCGCTATAACCTGTACCCGACCGCACCTATTCAGGGTGCACCGGCTGCTGGCTATAGCTCTGGTGAAGCGATCGCGGCGATTCAAGAAGTCGCAGCGGAAACCTTGCCGCACGGTTTCGCGATTGACTGGCGTGGTCTGGCCTACGACGAAGCGAAAGCTGGCAACAAGGCCATCTACATCTTCCTGATCGTGGTCGTGTTCGTGTACATGGTGCTCGTCGGTCAGTACGAAAGCTTCCTCTTGCCGTTGGCGGTGATTGTCTCATTGCCAATCGGTGTGTTTGGATCTTTCTTTTTCCTGAAATCGATGGGGCTGGCTAACGACGTTTACGCCCAAATCGGGCTAGTTATGCTCGTGGGTCTGTTAGGTAAGAACGCGATTCTGATTATCGAATTCGCGGTTCAGCGTCGTCATGAAGGATTGAGCATTAAAGATGCCGCTATCGATGGTAGCAAGCTGCGATTCCGCCCAATTATGATGACGTCGTTTGCGTTTATCGCTGGTCTGATTCCACTCGTCCGTGCGACGGGCCCTGGTGCTATCGGTAACCGAACGATCGGTACAACGGCAGTCGGTGGTATGCTCCTAGGTACCCTGGTCGGTGTTCTCGTGATTCCCGGTCTATATTACCTGTTCGCTAAGATCTCGGACGGAAAGAAACTCATTCGTGACGAGCACGATGAGCCGTTGAGTGAAATCTTCGAGCGCGAAAACCCACACGGTGAGCATGAAGGCTTTTAG
- a CDS encoding arylsulfatase, with protein MSLVLFAQLSLATSLSAESRTHPNIIFILADDLGYGELGCYGQKLIQTPRLDRMASEGMRFTDFYAGSTVCAPSRCVLMTGLHMGHVHVRGNAGGPDMSIQSLRDEDVTVAEALKSSGYSTALCGKWGLGDDAPGGRAGLPRRQGFDYFFGYLNQVHAHNYYPEFLWRNEEKVPLRNVVQTADRSYGGFSGGWATKKVDYSHDMFVDDAMTFIQDQAKEQSKPFFLYLALTIPHANNEGTRGTSNGQEVPGYGIYADKDWKDQDKGQAAMITRMDADVGRILDLLDQLQIAKDTVVMFSSDNGPHNEGGHTVDRFDPSGPLRGMKRDLYEGGIRVPMIVRWPGTVPAGTVSDHVSYFGDLMATCCELSGAKTPANVDSISFVPTLMGQLSKQQPHEYLYWEFYERGGKRAVRAGKWKAINNSWPGGKLELYDLSVDPGEANDISDAHPAIVKKLLGYIQEAHVPHADWSTAGK; from the coding sequence ATGTCTTTGGTGCTTTTCGCACAGCTCTCATTGGCAACGTCACTCAGCGCCGAGTCAAGAACTCATCCGAACATCATCTTTATCCTAGCGGATGATTTAGGTTACGGCGAACTTGGCTGTTACGGTCAGAAGCTGATTCAGACACCTCGGCTTGATCGCATGGCCAGCGAAGGAATGCGTTTCACGGACTTCTATGCAGGCAGCACCGTATGTGCCCCTTCGCGTTGTGTTCTTATGACGGGCTTGCATATGGGACATGTACACGTTCGCGGGAATGCAGGCGGGCCAGACATGTCCATACAATCGCTACGTGACGAGGATGTTACCGTGGCAGAGGCGTTGAAGTCGAGCGGCTATTCCACCGCACTATGCGGCAAGTGGGGCCTGGGTGACGACGCACCAGGCGGACGAGCAGGCCTGCCACGCCGACAAGGCTTCGATTACTTCTTTGGATATCTCAACCAGGTCCATGCCCACAACTACTATCCCGAATTCCTTTGGCGGAATGAAGAAAAGGTCCCGCTACGCAATGTCGTTCAGACCGCGGATCGCTCGTATGGAGGTTTCAGCGGAGGTTGGGCTACCAAGAAGGTCGACTATAGTCACGACATGTTCGTTGACGATGCCATGACGTTTATTCAAGATCAGGCCAAAGAACAGAGTAAGCCATTCTTTCTTTACCTGGCACTCACGATTCCACATGCGAACAACGAAGGAACTCGCGGTACAAGCAACGGGCAAGAGGTCCCTGGCTATGGAATCTATGCCGACAAGGATTGGAAAGATCAAGACAAGGGACAAGCTGCGATGATCACGCGCATGGATGCAGATGTCGGACGTATCCTCGACCTGCTGGATCAATTGCAAATCGCCAAAGATACTGTTGTGATGTTCTCCAGCGACAACGGGCCTCACAACGAAGGAGGCCATACGGTGGATCGCTTCGACCCAAGCGGCCCCCTTCGTGGCATGAAACGTGACCTGTACGAAGGAGGCATCCGTGTCCCGATGATCGTTCGTTGGCCAGGCACCGTTCCCGCCGGAACGGTCTCCGATCATGTCAGCTACTTCGGTGACTTGATGGCCACGTGCTGCGAATTATCCGGAGCGAAAACTCCTGCGAATGTTGACTCGATCAGCTTCGTTCCCACTCTTATGGGACAACTATCTAAGCAACAACCTCACGAATACCTGTATTGGGAATTCTACGAGCGTGGAGGCAAGCGTGCCGTTCGCGCCGGAAAGTGGAAAGCGATTAATAATTCGTGGCCAGGTGGAAAGCTGGAACTCTATGACCTTTCAGTCGACCCTGGTGAAGCAAACGATATTTCCGACGCGCATCCCGCCATCGTCAAGAAGCTGCTAGGCTATATCCAAGAGGCACACGTTCCACATGCGGACTGGAGCACCGCAGGCAAATAA
- a CDS encoding DUF1559 domain-containing protein, giving the protein MSHISSNRRGFTLVELLVVIAIIGVLIALLLPAVQQAREAARRMHCSNNLKQLGLALHNYVDTHGKLPASSRGYGGCIGTPVNGEIKNAHGLVSVLPFLELKNLYDQFNHSEAYSVSNSTSYQRASGTVVGDPLTNGNAALAETVVEAFICPSDNNDAIGRLSGAAYGPGGSFKGAATNYDFIVDCGLEFGTCNGYATATSSKKRMFGADVNTSFADVTDGLSNTFMMGETTKYHVNGGAFAWSYRAWVMTGIDTYYNNGIYGGINIWHQPAVHPTWQSPPFTPIRGRARSWWVPAASLHPGGTHFLMGDGSVHFIPETIDKTSLARLTFMADGEFVSLP; this is encoded by the coding sequence ATGTCGCATATCTCCTCGAACCGACGTGGCTTCACGTTGGTAGAATTGCTGGTGGTAATCGCCATCATCGGCGTACTCATCGCACTTTTACTTCCCGCCGTTCAACAGGCCCGCGAAGCGGCCCGGCGGATGCACTGCAGCAACAATCTGAAGCAGCTAGGACTGGCGCTGCACAACTATGTCGACACGCACGGCAAGCTGCCTGCGTCGAGCCGCGGGTACGGCGGCTGCATTGGGACGCCGGTCAATGGAGAGATCAAGAATGCCCATGGCCTGGTGTCGGTGCTTCCCTTCTTAGAGCTCAAAAACCTTTACGATCAATTCAATCACTCCGAAGCCTACTCGGTTAGCAATAGCACGTCCTATCAGCGGGCGAGCGGGACGGTCGTCGGCGATCCGCTAACCAACGGAAATGCAGCGTTGGCCGAAACGGTGGTCGAGGCATTCATTTGTCCCTCGGATAACAATGACGCCATTGGGCGTTTGTCAGGGGCTGCATATGGCCCCGGCGGCTCTTTTAAGGGTGCCGCAACCAATTACGACTTCATCGTCGATTGCGGGTTGGAGTTTGGAACCTGTAACGGTTACGCAACCGCGACCAGCAGCAAGAAACGGATGTTTGGTGCTGATGTGAACACGAGCTTCGCTGACGTAACGGACGGACTCTCCAACACGTTCATGATGGGCGAAACCACCAAGTACCACGTCAACGGAGGCGCTTTCGCCTGGTCTTATCGCGCCTGGGTGATGACCGGGATCGATACCTATTACAACAACGGGATCTACGGCGGTATCAACATCTGGCATCAGCCGGCCGTTCATCCGACCTGGCAAAGTCCTCCCTTCACGCCGATCCGCGGACGCGCTCGCAGTTGGTGGGTACCGGCCGCCAGTTTACATCCCGGAGGGACGCACTTCTTAATGGGGGACGGTTCGGTACATTTCATTCCTGAAACAATCGACAAGACGAGCCTCGCTCGATTGACCTTCATGGCCGATGGCGAGTTCGTCTCGCTGCCGTAG
- a CDS encoding DUF1552 domain-containing protein, whose protein sequence is MNDTIHARRRFLKGLSLGLGGATYLAPMLSSLALAAEGVERRTPRFLFVLEGNGLPPTQLHPKNLPYVAREDRQQLTSHPLQADQLPTSLQPMKKYVDRMVVLQGINGEVCGGGHSTSHGALGAYNTRDGKIIHDATIDYVLGRNAQTIFDHIVLGISAQDRDVVFNCSATGPGQSAATFCNPDAAYKRIFGPIAANDTTREQAYLLDYLKDDIRTARNGLPSAEKGKLDQYLDAYEKIQVRNQRVKQLAGKADAKTFELKDPIRSTLPEERLDAHFELATSTLISGLTDVATIASGVGFRHFNIQFSTLATQSKHPLGHAVIGGDKHAIAEAEAIRAYHFHLIARTMDRLAAIPEGNGTMLDNTVIVYLSDAADKHHTQCLEWPYLLMGGSPGLKLDGRYIVYPARGNAGWRTVNTIHNSLLHAAGLPAESFGHVMAGVSDDVQKGPLEELLI, encoded by the coding sequence ATGAATGACACCATACACGCTCGCCGAAGATTCCTGAAAGGGCTGTCATTGGGGTTGGGTGGAGCGACCTACCTGGCACCGATGTTGAGCAGCCTGGCACTTGCCGCCGAAGGGGTCGAGCGACGCACGCCACGTTTCCTATTCGTGCTGGAAGGGAATGGGCTGCCTCCAACACAGTTGCACCCGAAGAACTTGCCGTACGTGGCCCGCGAAGATCGCCAACAACTGACGTCTCACCCGCTTCAGGCAGATCAGCTACCGACATCGCTCCAGCCGATGAAGAAGTATGTCGACCGGATGGTAGTGCTTCAAGGAATCAATGGCGAAGTGTGCGGCGGCGGGCACTCGACCAGCCACGGTGCTCTGGGCGCTTACAACACGCGTGATGGAAAGATCATTCACGATGCCACCATCGACTATGTGTTGGGGCGTAATGCCCAGACGATTTTCGATCATATCGTGCTTGGCATCTCGGCGCAAGATCGTGACGTGGTCTTCAACTGCTCGGCGACCGGTCCAGGGCAAAGCGCCGCAACCTTCTGTAATCCTGATGCCGCCTACAAGCGGATCTTCGGTCCGATTGCCGCAAACGATACGACGCGTGAGCAAGCCTATTTGCTCGACTATTTGAAGGATGATATTCGCACTGCCCGTAATGGGCTGCCTTCGGCAGAGAAGGGTAAGCTCGACCAGTACCTCGACGCGTATGAAAAGATTCAAGTGCGCAATCAACGCGTGAAACAGCTGGCCGGCAAGGCTGATGCCAAGACTTTTGAGCTGAAAGATCCCATTCGGTCCACGCTGCCCGAGGAACGACTGGACGCCCATTTCGAGTTGGCGACATCGACGCTTATTTCTGGGCTGACTGACGTGGCAACGATCGCCTCTGGAGTGGGCTTTCGTCATTTCAACATTCAATTCTCCACACTCGCAACGCAGTCGAAGCACCCGCTGGGGCACGCCGTGATCGGTGGCGACAAGCATGCCATCGCTGAGGCGGAAGCCATTCGAGCGTATCACTTCCATCTCATTGCTCGCACCATGGACCGCCTTGCTGCAATCCCAGAAGGCAATGGCACCATGCTCGATAACACGGTGATCGTCTATCTCAGTGATGCGGCAGACAAGCATCATACGCAGTGTCTGGAATGGCCTTACTTGCTGATGGGTGGTTCGCCAGGGCTCAAGCTCGATGGGCGTTATATCGTCTATCCAGCACGCGGCAATGCTGGCTGGCGAACGGTGAATACGATTCACAACTCGTTACTACACGCGGCAGGGCTTCCCGCGGAATCGTTCGGACATGTCATGGCTGGCGTGTCTGACGACGTTCAGAAGGGTCCACTCGAGGAGTTGTTGATTTGA
- a CDS encoding TolC family protein: MDPNPYIPNEFNGKTTTDNVANIGVYEFFNDQALAQLIAEGLATNQELKIRNQEIQVARNEILARRGAYLPFVSVGAKGGFDRTSKWTPLGAAEDQLFTPKGGEFPDPLPNVGLTANLFWRIDIWRELRNARDAAMQRYAEAVEVRDYFVTRLVAEIAENYYELTALDQRVAYLNQTIEIQKQSLEVAKAQKAAARGTELAVQRFIAEVRKNESQLLIVQQSIIESENKINFLCGRYPQPVQRSSWDFITLDSTMLGVGVPVQLLQNRRDIRAAERELSAAGLDVLVARAQFFPRFDISASVGYEAFNPRYLFDPGAFIASTAGELVAPLINKAAIRAEYQSANARQLQAVYDYQRTVLNAYTEVVNRMSKVENYRKSVAIKQEQVAALEESVQVATNLFQNARSEYVDVLFSQRDLLEARVDLIETKQQQLSAIVNAYQALGGGYLLTSEGTTYKDIRCLTTPYLPGEMIDVPVPEGEPEELSPMEDSLPPLPSEAALSATTLDSIEP, translated from the coding sequence GTGGACCCTAATCCCTACATTCCCAATGAATTCAACGGGAAGACAACCACGGATAATGTGGCGAATATTGGCGTCTACGAGTTCTTCAACGATCAGGCACTCGCCCAACTCATTGCCGAAGGTCTGGCGACTAACCAGGAACTGAAGATCCGTAACCAAGAGATCCAGGTCGCTCGCAACGAGATCCTGGCTCGTCGCGGTGCTTACCTTCCGTTCGTCAGCGTTGGAGCAAAGGGTGGCTTCGATCGCACCAGCAAGTGGACTCCGCTGGGGGCCGCGGAAGATCAACTCTTCACGCCTAAAGGTGGCGAGTTTCCCGATCCTCTGCCAAATGTTGGCCTGACGGCGAACCTTTTCTGGCGGATCGATATTTGGCGTGAACTGCGAAATGCCCGCGATGCGGCCATGCAAAGATACGCTGAGGCCGTCGAAGTGCGAGATTACTTCGTAACTCGATTGGTTGCCGAGATCGCCGAAAACTACTACGAGTTGACAGCACTCGACCAACGTGTGGCCTACCTGAATCAAACCATTGAGATTCAAAAGCAAAGCCTTGAAGTCGCTAAGGCTCAAAAGGCTGCAGCTCGCGGCACCGAACTGGCTGTTCAACGTTTTATCGCCGAAGTTCGCAAGAACGAGAGCCAGTTGCTAATCGTGCAGCAGAGCATCATCGAGTCTGAGAACAAAATCAACTTCCTGTGTGGTCGATATCCTCAACCGGTTCAGCGATCCTCGTGGGACTTCATCACGCTCGATTCTACGATGCTCGGCGTTGGTGTCCCAGTTCAACTGCTGCAGAACCGTCGCGACATTCGTGCCGCTGAACGTGAATTGTCAGCTGCTGGCCTGGACGTCTTAGTTGCTAGGGCGCAGTTCTTCCCACGCTTCGACATTTCTGCCAGCGTCGGTTACGAGGCCTTTAATCCTCGTTACCTCTTTGATCCAGGTGCGTTCATTGCGAGCACTGCCGGTGAGCTTGTTGCTCCGCTGATCAATAAGGCTGCGATCCGAGCCGAATACCAAAGTGCGAACGCTCGACAATTGCAAGCGGTTTACGACTACCAGCGAACAGTCTTGAATGCTTATACCGAAGTCGTCAATCGCATGTCCAAAGTCGAAAACTACCGCAAGAGTGTCGCGATCAAGCAAGAACAGGTTGCCGCTCTCGAGGAATCGGTTCAAGTGGCCACCAACCTGTTCCAGAACGCTCGTTCGGAATATGTGGACGTGCTGTTCTCGCAACGCGACTTGCTGGAAGCACGCGTTGATTTGATCGAAACCAAGCAGCAACAACTGTCGGCGATCGTCAACGCTTACCAGGCACTGGGTGGTGGTTACTTGCTCACCAGCGAAGGCACGACCTATAAGGACATTCGCTGCCTGACAACGCCTTACCTGCCTGGCGAAATGATCGACGTTCCGGTTCCTGAAGGTGAACCGGAAGAGCTATCTCCGATGGAGGACAGTCTGCCTCCGCTTCCAAGCGAAGCAGCCCTGTCGGCAACGACGCTCGATTCGATCGAACCATAA
- a CDS encoding efflux RND transporter periplasmic adaptor subunit, with amino-acid sequence MKTTTTAALALALLSLVMISGCESMAQSHDDHHEGEHSEAHGDDHAKPHDESHSESHGEGGHHAIHKIVVTSPIRKDVISTQQYVCQIHSCKHIEIRALEGGYLEEVRINEGQLVQKGDLMFKILPTLYQAKLDSEIAEANRIEIELKNAQNLLDKNIVSPQELAIKKAELAKVKAKVALAEAELNFTNVKAPFEGIVDRQLVQLGSLVEEGEVLTTFSDNSVMWVYFNVPEARYLEYKRQLDQDKAAGNGEEHLQVELKLANSEIFPQPGKIGAIEADFNNTTGNIAFRADFANPNGLLRNGQTGTVLIHRTIHNALVIPQRATYEILAKQYAFVIDKDNVVRQRDIEIQSEQDDIFVIKKGLEEGDKIILEGIRQVRDGDHIEYEFRPAEEVLGNLKYHAE; translated from the coding sequence ATGAAAACTACAACCACAGCGGCCCTAGCGCTGGCTTTGCTTTCGCTGGTGATGATCTCCGGCTGCGAGTCGATGGCTCAGTCGCATGATGATCATCATGAAGGCGAGCACTCGGAAGCGCACGGAGATGACCATGCCAAGCCGCATGACGAATCTCATTCCGAGTCGCACGGAGAAGGCGGCCATCACGCGATTCACAAAATCGTCGTGACGAGCCCGATCCGCAAGGATGTCATCAGCACCCAGCAATATGTCTGCCAGATTCACTCGTGCAAGCACATCGAAATTCGAGCCTTGGAAGGTGGTTACCTGGAAGAGGTGCGAATCAACGAAGGTCAGCTCGTGCAGAAGGGAGATCTGATGTTCAAGATCCTCCCCACCCTGTATCAGGCCAAACTCGATTCCGAAATTGCCGAAGCGAATCGCATTGAAATCGAACTGAAAAATGCCCAGAACCTGCTAGACAAGAACATCGTTTCGCCACAGGAACTGGCTATTAAGAAGGCCGAATTGGCCAAAGTAAAAGCCAAGGTGGCCCTGGCCGAAGCTGAGCTGAACTTCACCAACGTCAAAGCTCCCTTCGAAGGGATCGTCGACCGTCAGTTGGTTCAGTTAGGAAGCCTGGTCGAAGAAGGGGAAGTTCTCACCACGTTCTCCGACAACAGTGTCATGTGGGTTTACTTCAACGTGCCGGAAGCTCGCTACCTGGAATACAAGCGTCAGCTCGATCAGGACAAAGCGGCCGGCAACGGGGAAGAGCATCTACAGGTTGAATTGAAGCTGGCCAACAGCGAGATCTTTCCTCAACCGGGCAAGATTGGTGCGATCGAAGCCGACTTCAACAACACCACAGGTAACATCGCCTTCCGTGCCGACTTCGCCAATCCAAATGGTCTGCTTCGCAACGGCCAGACAGGTACCGTGCTCATCCACCGCACGATTCATAATGCGCTCGTAATTCCACAACGGGCAACTTACGAGATCTTAGCCAAACAGTACGCTTTCGTCATCGACAAAGACAATGTCGTTCGTCAGCGCGACATCGAAATCCAAAGCGAACAAGATGATATTTTTGTGATTAAAAAGGGACTTGAAGAAGGAGATAAGATCATTCTCGAGGGCATCCGCCAAGTGCGTGATGGGGACCATATCGAGTACGAATTCCGGCCCGCGGAAGAAGTACTTGGCAACCTGAAATACCACGCCGAATAA